The DNA region TTCGGCTTCTCCAAGATGGAGATCCCGAAGGACCTGGCGGCCACCCCCTCTCAGGAGGTGGCCAAGATAAGGGCCCGGCTGCACCAGCTTGAGGCGGAGGCCTCTTCCCTGGTGGATGAGGCGCGGAAGATCTCCGACAAGGCCTTTGCCGACGCCCTGGTGGTGTCCGATCACCTTTCGATAGTGAGGTCCCGCAAGGAGGTCATCCTGAGGTGCAGCTCCACCGATTCCACCAAGATTGGGGAGTTCTGGATGCCGGTGGAGAAGGAGGATGCCTTGAGGAAGGTGCTGGCCCCCTTTGAGTCCTTGGTGGACCTCTCGAGGGTCCCGATGGAGGAAGACGACGTTCCACCCACCCTTCTGTCCAATCCCGGCTGGGCCGCGTCTTGCGAGCCCTTAACCCTAATGTACGGGGTGCCCACCTACGGAGGGGTGGATCCCACCGCCATGATGGCCCCGTTCTTCTTCCTGTTCTTCGGCATGTGCTTTGGGGACGCAGGGTACGGGCTGATCCTCACTGGTCTGTTCTCCTACATGCTGGTTAAGCATCGGCTCAGCAGCAACCTGAGGAAGTTCTTCCAGGTCCTGGCCATCGGCAATGGGGCCACCATCCTGGTGGGGGCGATCACTGGTTCCTGGTTCGGCAACATGGTGGATGCCTTCCCGTTCCTGAGCGCCGCGAAGCCCATGAAGGACGCTTTGCAGTTCCTGGATCCCATGAAGGATCCTATAACCTTTCTTGGCATATCCCTTGGGATTGGGTTCCTTCAGCTGATCTTCGGCCTGTTCATCTCCATGATGGACTCGCTGAGGAAGGGGGACTACTTCGGTGCCTTGGCGGACAAGGCCAGCTGGATCGTCCTCCTGGTGGGGCTGGTGTCATGGGCCTTCGGGGGTGCCCTATCGGGAGCGGTGGCCACCGTGGGCAAGGTCATGTCCGCCGTGGGGGCCCTGGTGCTGGTCACCACCCAGGGTAGGGACAGGAAGAACATAATAAGCCGGGCGGTCATAGGCCTTCTTAGCCTTTACAACGTGACCGCCTACCTTGGGGACACGTTGAGCTACAGCCGTCTCCTGGCGCTGGGACTATCCTCCGCCGCCATAGGCATGATAGTGAACCTGCTGTGCACCCTGGTGGTTGGTGTACCCTACGTGGGGTGGCTCTTGGCGCTACTCATCTTCGTGGGTGGGCACCTGTTCAGCGTGGCGGCCAACATACTTGGGGCCTTCATCCATTCGTTGAGGCTCCAGTACGTGGAGTTCTTCAGCAAGTTCTACGAGGCGAACGGGAGGGCCTTCTCTCCCTTCTCCTGTTCCACCGGCTACGTTAGGCTGTCGGATACCAACGAGCCAGCCTAGCTAGTAACAAAAACACCGCAGAATAAAAGGAGGATGTTGAGAATGAATCCCATCATTGAGGCCATGGTTAGTCAGCTCGGACCGGTTCTTGCCATGTTCGGTGCCGCCCTCGCCGCTGGCGTGGCGGGATGTGGATCTGCCAAGGGGATAGGCATAGCCAACGAGGCGGCGGCGGGGATAATGACCGAGGATCCCAAGAAGTTCGGCCTTGCGCTGATACTGGTGGCCCTTCCTGGAACCCAGGGTATATACGGCCTTCTCACCGCCTTCTTCGCCATTCAGAAGGCGGGCCTCCTGGGCGGTGCCCCGGTGGCGGTCTCGGTTTGGCAGGGGCTCGGCATCTTTGCCGCCTGCATGCCAATAGCCCTGGCGGGCTACATCTCCGCCATCTTCCAGGGGAAGTCCTCCGCCGCCACCATCCTCATGATATCCAAGAGGCCCGAGGAGATAGGTAAGGCGGTCATCCTGCCCGCCATGGTGGAGACCTACGCGGTTCTGGCGTTGCTCATGAGCATCATCCTGCTCAACAGCGTCAAGGTCGGATAGGGGAGAGGGGTCCTGGGTCATGGCTTTGGCGGACATTAAGGCCAAGATAGAGGCCGATGCGAGGGAACAGGCGGAGGCCATCCTACAGCGGGCTAGGGGACAGGCCGAGGAGATAAGGCGTAAGGCCCAGCAGGAGATAGAGGACATAAGGCACTCCTTCGAGGAGAGGTTCGCCAAGGAGGCCCCTGAGATATCCAAGCGCAGGGAGGCGGTTGCCCGGCTCGACGTGGAGCGGGAGATGCTGAACGCCAAGAGGCGCCTCATATCCATGGTCTTCGATGAGGCCCTGAACCAGATGATCTCCCTTGATAGGGCCAAGAGGGAGCCCTTCGTGGAGCGGTTGCTGCTCGCCTCGGTCCAGGATGGGGACGAGGTGGTGGTGGTGGGACCCTCGGAGGACCTCATAACTGAGGATTGGCTTAAGGGCTTCAACGATCGCCACGGCAAGTCCCTAACCCTTTCGGACCGCAGGGATCCGTCCATAAAGGGCGGCTTCGTGGTGGAGCGGGGTAAGATATCCACCAACTGCACTTGGGAGATGTTGCTCAGGGTTTTCCAGGAGGAGAGGGAGGCAGAAGTGGTGAGGCAGCTCTTTGCCGACCGCTGATTGGGAGGTGGTGCGTATGGCAGTCCAGGGGGCTTATGGATATGTGGTTGCCCGCCTCCGAGCGATGGAGCATCGTTTCCTGGATGCCCCCTTCATCAACAAGTTGGTGGAGAGCGATGACCTGGCCAGCTCCCTGAAGCTCCTGGGGGATACGGTCTACGGTCCGTTCCTTTCCTCCCATCGGTCGGATCGGTTCGATGAGGCCCTTGAGGCGGCGCTTCTGGACTCCTACATGGAGGTTCGGAGTTTTGTGCCCGACGTGGCCCTGGTGGACATTAACCGGGTCTACTACGATGTCCACAACGTCAAGGTCCTGGTTAAGAGCTGGATCCTGGCCAAGCGTGGGGGCAG from Thermanaerovibrio acidaminovorans DSM 6589 includes:
- a CDS encoding V-type ATP synthase subunit I, coding for MALVEMGKYRLAVHADAAEAVFREIQRFGFCEWILPEEEGSTPGFDSRELREIEDGLGDAKFVLRFMDPLATQKPGGLDKALGRSPELSLELLEREAESRNFPKTAETIRGLERRLAEIRVEESRLKGILSQLLPLEGLDMPLSMFNQGTSMIEGHLGTIGEEAFFAFSEALQNRMGGSHEVFRLGSSGDGQVVCAVIVLRSQLQEFKAVAEDFGFSKMEIPKDLAATPSQEVAKIRARLHQLEAEASSLVDEARKISDKAFADALVVSDHLSIVRSRKEVILRCSSTDSTKIGEFWMPVEKEDALRKVLAPFESLVDLSRVPMEEDDVPPTLLSNPGWAASCEPLTLMYGVPTYGGVDPTAMMAPFFFLFFGMCFGDAGYGLILTGLFSYMLVKHRLSSNLRKFFQVLAIGNGATILVGAITGSWFGNMVDAFPFLSAAKPMKDALQFLDPMKDPITFLGISLGIGFLQLIFGLFISMMDSLRKGDYFGALADKASWIVLLVGLVSWAFGGALSGAVATVGKVMSAVGALVLVTTQGRDRKNIISRAVIGLLSLYNVTAYLGDTLSYSRLLALGLSSAAIGMIVNLLCTLVVGVPYVGWLLALLIFVGGHLFSVAANILGAFIHSLRLQYVEFFSKFYEANGRAFSPFSCSTGYVRLSDTNEPA
- a CDS encoding V-type ATP synthase subunit K → MNPIIEAMVSQLGPVLAMFGAALAAGVAGCGSAKGIGIANEAAAGIMTEDPKKFGLALILVALPGTQGIYGLLTAFFAIQKAGLLGGAPVAVSVWQGLGIFAACMPIALAGYISAIFQGKSSAATILMISKRPEEIGKAVILPAMVETYAVLALLMSIILLNSVKVG
- a CDS encoding V-type ATP synthase subunit E, which produces MALADIKAKIEADAREQAEAILQRARGQAEEIRRKAQQEIEDIRHSFEERFAKEAPEISKRREAVARLDVEREMLNAKRRLISMVFDEALNQMISLDRAKREPFVERLLLASVQDGDEVVVVGPSEDLITEDWLKGFNDRHGKSLTLSDRRDPSIKGGFVVERGKISTNCTWEMLLRVFQEEREAEVVRQLFADR